CTGACTTCGTGGTAAAAAATCCACCGGAACCGGCCCCTCAGAATTTCCTGGACGAGTACCCGGAAACCAACGAATACAACTACAACGCCTGCCGCGTACCCCTCCGCATTGTGATGGACTACGCCATGTACGGCAACAGCAACGCACTGACCATCACCAACAAAATGGTGAACTGGGTGAAAACAAAAACCAACAACAATCCCACTGCTATCGTAGACGGTTATAAACTGAACGGCAGCAACCGTGGTTCCGGCCAGGAAGCCGTATTCATCGGGCCTTTTGTGGCCGCTTCCGTGGTGAGCAGCAACAACCAGGCTTTCCTCAACGCCGGCTGGAACTGGTTAAAATCCGCCAAAAGCGGCTATTACAGTGACTCTTACGGACTGCTTTGCCAGCTCTTCATCTCCGGCAACTGGTGGATACCCGGCAACTCCGGCCCTGTTAACCAACCGCCTACCGTGAGCATCACCGCACCGGCTAACAATACCGCCTATACGGCGCCGGCCAGTGTAACCATCAACGCTGATGCTGCCGACAGCGACGGCACCGTGAAAAAAGTGGAGTTCTTCAACGGCAGCACCAAACTGGGCGAAGACACCACCAGCCCCTACTCTTACACCTGGAACAATGTGGCCGCCGGTAGCTATGCCCTTACCGCCAAAGCCACCGATAACGGCAACAACAGCACCACCTCTTCCACCGTTAACATCACCGTGGCCGCCACGCCCGGTTGCAACCCGGTAGAAGCCAGCGGCGACGATGGCAACGTGGCCGCCAATGTACTAGACAATGATTTTAACACCCGCTGGTCTGCCAGTGGTGAACAATATATACAATTCTGCCTCGGCACCGCACAAACCGTTACCGGCGTAGACATCGCCTTCTATAAAGGCGACAGCCGAAAAGCGAAATTCGATATCCTCGTCAGCAGCAACGGCACCAGCTGGACCACCGTAGCGGCCAACAAAGTCAGCAGCGGCACCTCCACTGCCTTCGAATCCTTTAATTTCACCGCAGTAACGGCCAAGTATGTACGAATTACAGGACATGGCAATGATGTCAACGCATGGAACAGTTACACCGAAGTGAAAGTTAAAACGCAGGCCGCACTGGCAGCCACTTCTGCGGCTATCTTCAACCCCGTGAACGATGCGCCGTCAAAAGCCGGCAAACTTAACGTGGACGCCTACCCTGTTCCTTTCCGGGAAGACCTGCATGTTACCTATACGCTCGATAAAGCCGGCATCGCCAGCCTGATTGTATACAACCTCGCCGGTCAGCCGGTAGCGGTACTGGTCAACGGGCAGCAGTCCGCCGGCACCCACCAGGCCGTTTTCCATGGCGGCCGTCAACCCGGTGGTGTGTATATTATCAAACTGGTACAGGACAATAATATAGCGGTTAAAAGGATTGTGAAAGAACAATAAGTCCATTTAAGGATTTTTTGATTTTCCGGATGATAAAAAAAGCGAAGACCAAAGCAAGTAATTACTTGCTTTGGTCTTCGCTTTTATTCGCAAATTCAAAAAATCGCAAATCAAAAAACCCTAAATATCAATGGTGGTGTATCCGCCAGATCACATTGCTGACATCATCCGTAATCAGTAAATCGCCATCGGGCAGCATGGCAATCCCTACCGGGCGGCCGTGTACCTCACTTTGGGTCTGATTTGCCACAAAACCGGTCAGAAAATCTTCCGGGGGCCCCGCAGGACGGCCGTTTTGGAAAGGAACAAAGACTACTTTATAACCGGAGATAACAGAGCGGTTCCAGGAACCATGCTGCGTAATAAACGCGCCATGATGGTATTTTGACGGAAATGATTTGCCCCGGTAAAACAGCAGACCCAGCGAGGCGGTATGAGAGCCCAGCGGCACATCCGGCGTTATCACCGGCTGCCTGGGCGCCATCGCCATTTCCTTTTCCATGCGCGGTTCCGGGTGCGACCCGTAGTAATAAAAAGGCCAGCCGTAAAATCCGCCAGGCTGCACGGCCGTAAGGTAATCCGGTACCAGTTCATCGCCCAGCTCGTCGCGCTCGTTGACGGCCGCCCACAGCTGGTGTGTGCCCGGCGCCCAGTCCATCCCCACAGGGTTGCGCAGTCCCGATGCATATACATGTTCCCCGCTGCCGTCCATATTCACTTCCAGTATGCAGGCCCTGCCGACCTCATTGTCCAGCCCCTTTTCCGCGACATTGGTGCCCGCCCCCACGCCGATATATAATTTCCTTCCGGACGGGTCCTGTAACAACGACCGTGTCCAGTGCTGGTTGTGCTCACCTGCCGGCAGGGACAACAGCTTTACGCCGGTGTCACGGATAATGGTATCGCCGGTGTGATAAGAAAAACGCATTAAAGCGTCCGTA
The Chitinophaga varians genome window above contains:
- a CDS encoding glycosyl hydrolase family 8 encodes the protein MTKHLLFLLAGLLNVAGFCAQAQNKPFPQAISYPNCIKPNNVTQAAMNASVASYYDYWKATYLKNNLTSLPGGYYVKGEITGNPDGYKALGSSEGQGYGMVIVALMAGHDPNAQTIFNGLFKTARAFHSSENPKLMGWVVADAASAQGHFGSATDGDIDIAYALILAHYQWGSNGAINYLAEAKDMINNGLKVSYVTTNKRLSLSDSDSKSTYDTRPSDWMMDHMRAFYQETGDATWTSVINNLYSVYSQFSATYSSTTGLISDFVVKNPPEPAPQNFLDEYPETNEYNYNACRVPLRIVMDYAMYGNSNALTITNKMVNWVKTKTNNNPTAIVDGYKLNGSNRGSGQEAVFIGPFVAASVVSSNNQAFLNAGWNWLKSAKSGYYSDSYGLLCQLFISGNWWIPGNSGPVNQPPTVSITAPANNTAYTAPASVTINADAADSDGTVKKVEFFNGSTKLGEDTTSPYSYTWNNVAAGSYALTAKATDNGNNSTTSSTVNITVAATPGCNPVEASGDDGNVAANVLDNDFNTRWSASGEQYIQFCLGTAQTVTGVDIAFYKGDSRKAKFDILVSSNGTSWTTVAANKVSSGTSTAFESFNFTAVTAKYVRITGHGNDVNAWNSYTEVKVKTQAALAATSAAIFNPVNDAPSKAGKLNVDAYPVPFREDLHVTYTLDKAGIASLIVYNLAGQPVAVLVNGQQSAGTHQAVFHGGRQPGGVYIIKLVQDNNIAVKRIVKEQ
- a CDS encoding PQQ-dependent sugar dehydrogenase, which produces MKVTHRLLLWSLLWTACHASKLNPGSYGGSATTKGYRADSLPAPYATPSAMNYSRVIGWTNGQTPVAPAGFTVTRFADGLDHPRWLYVADNGDVFVAESNKILKGIKKAGAKISRKIKTQHYGESANRITLLRDTNKDGYAEQHYLLRKDLNQPFGMLVSGDHFYVGNTDALMRFSYHTGDTIIRDTGVKLLSLPAGEHNQHWTRSLLQDPSGRKLYIGVGAGTNVAEKGLDNEVGRACILEVNMDGSGEHVYASGLRNPVGMDWAPGTHQLWAAVNERDELGDELVPDYLTAVQPGGFYGWPFYYYGSHPEPRMEKEMAMAPRQPVITPDVPLGSHTASLGLLFYRGKSFPSKYHHGAFITQHGSWNRSVISGYKVVFVPFQNGRPAGPPEDFLTGFVANQTQSEVHGRPVGIAMLPDGDLLITDDVSNVIWRIHHH